The nucleotide sequence CGCGCGGAAGTCTTAGCCGAACACATCCTGGAGGGCGCTCAAGCAACCCTCTCACGGTGGGGCATGGCCTTCAGCCTTGCCCGCGGCGAGAGCTGGCCGTTCCAAATATCCGTGAGACAACATCGCGCGGAAGGTCTCAACCGGACACCATCCAGGAGGGCGCTCAAGCAACCCTCCTACTGTGGGGCATGGCTTTCAGCCTTGCCCGCGGCGAGAGCTGGCCGTTCCAAATATCCGTTAGACAACATCGCGCTGAGTCTCAACCGAACTCCATCCAGGAGGGCGCTTAAGCAACCCTCCCACTGTGGGGCATGGCTTCCAGCCTTGCCCGCGGCGAGAACTGGCCATTCCGAATATCCGTAAGACAACATCGCGCGGAAGGTCTCAACCGGACCCCATCCAGGAAGGCGCTTAAGCAACCCTCCCACTGTGGGGCATGGCCTTCAGCCTTGCCCACGGCGGGACGGCATCAGCCAAATCCTCTACGAATCGTTCCGGCCGGAATTGCGATCCCGACGCAGAGCTTCGGCGGCCACCTTATTGTAGGAGGGGACGTAGCGGTTGAGGACGATTCGGTAAATACAACAGGAAATGAAGCCAGCCAACAAACCGAGGATCAGCCCTCCGAGGAAGGTTCCTCCGACCAGTCGACCCAGCAATTCCGAGACTACGCTGGAGCCCGATTCACGGGTGCGCTCGATGATAAAATCCAGGGTTTGGCGAAAGGAAAAATTCTGATCAGAGGCTTCGGAAATCAATACTCCGAAACGAATGGGGGATTCGCCGAAAATCAGATTCAGGAAAAAATTTCCGACCTGATAATTCAAATACCACAGAGGAAGGACCGTGATCGGATTCGAAACCATCTGCAGAGCGATCATGATCATGAGATTCGCCCGAAATCCCAGAGCCAACAGAAAGGCCAAGACGAGTTGCAGTCCATAGAGCGGCAACAAGGTCAGCACCCACCCGACATAGAAAGCCGGGACGACGGCATTGCGCCGAAATGACCAGAGAAAATCCTTCTTGCGGGCCGTTCCCGCAAACCAGTTCAAGACGGGATATCGATGGATGTTCGCCCTCCGGGGGAGAGGCCGCAAGAGCTTCTTCACCCGCCGGATGCGGGAAAATCGCTTCTCCCGAAGCTGGTCTTCTTCCTTCGTCATTATAAGTTATCCCGGCGATCTGGATCGCTCTACCAGCCCCGAGATTTCCTTTCAGCCGCCCAACCGGAGACTTCCTCTGCCAGACGCTCTTCTGTCCGGCTCAGAGATTCTTCCAACGACCATTCTGGACGAGATAAGGCGATGCATGTGCATTCACCCAACTCTCCCGCCAAAGACTCGGGAACCCCTTCTTCAATCGCGCCGGCGAAAGCCGCGACTTTCGCACCCTGCTTCACGGCATCACGCAGAAGAGCCACCGGCCCTTTGCCAGAAAGAGATCCCTGATCGAGGCGACCTTCACCCGTGACGACCCAATCGGCCGCGGCGAGCTTTTCTGCCAGCTCCATCCAGTCCGAGACGAGGGCAAACCCCGGCTCCACCCGCACTTCAGCCAAAGCTGAGAGGCCAAACGAAATTCCTCCCGCAGCTCCCATCCCTGGCTTCGAAGCATCGGGCGAGGCTGAACTTTCATCGAAAGGCGAAGCCGAAGCGATCAAGACCGCCATGCGCTCAAAAACCGCTTCCATCTTTTCAACATCGTTCAGGCCTTTCTGTGGCCCGAAAACTCGCGTCGCTCCGGATTCTCCCAGCAAGGGACTCTGCACATCGGAGGCGATGACAATGGGAGGCAGTGGTTCAGCGGCCTCATACTCCACCGACTCCACGAGATCAAATCGATCCGGGCGCAAGTCGACCAACGCCTGCCCCTCAGCGTCGAGAAACCGAACGCCCAACGCCTCCAGCACTCCGACGCCGCAATCGTTGGTCGCACTGCCTCCCACCCCGAGAAGGATGAGATCCGCGCCCTCTTCGACCGCTTTCTGAATGAGCTCGCCAGTTCCACGCGAAGTCGTTTTCCAAGGATCGCGCTCCTCCATCGACAAGATCGGGAGCCCGCTGGCCGAGGCCATCTCGATGATCGCCACCCGCTGCCCTTCGACACAACCGATACGGGCGCGCGCCTCCAACGGAAGCTCTTCCGCATCGACCCAGCCGATCGGCGCCCGGAGTGGACGGCCCAGCGGATCCGCGACTGCATATTCCTCCAGCGCGCCGTTGCGCGCCTCGGTGAGAATCGGACAAAACCCTTCGCCGCCGTCCGTCAGCGGCGCCTCGGAGATCGAGATCTCCGGGCACTCCGACTGGACGGCGTCCGCGGCGATTCGGCAGGCCTCCCCGGCCGTCAAGGCCCCCTTGAATTTGTCGAATGCCAACAGAATGTTCATAAGAGGATCCTTTCGCTAC is from Puniceicoccus vermicola and encodes:
- a CDS encoding DUF2062 domain-containing protein, coding for MTKEEDQLREKRFSRIRRVKKLLRPLPRRANIHRYPVLNWFAGTARKKDFLWSFRRNAVVPAFYVGWVLTLLPLYGLQLVLAFLLALGFRANLMIMIALQMVSNPITVLPLWYLNYQVGNFFLNLIFGESPIRFGVLISEASDQNFSFRQTLDFIIERTRESGSSVVSELLGRLVGGTFLGGLILGLLAGFISCCIYRIVLNRYVPSYNKVAAEALRRDRNSGRNDS
- a CDS encoding glycerate kinase; translated protein: MNILLAFDKFKGALTAGEACRIAADAVQSECPEISISEAPLTDGGEGFCPILTEARNGALEEYAVADPLGRPLRAPIGWVDAEELPLEARARIGCVEGQRVAIIEMASASGLPILSMEERDPWKTTSRGTGELIQKAVEEGADLILLGVGGSATNDCGVGVLEALGVRFLDAEGQALVDLRPDRFDLVESVEYEAAEPLPPIVIASDVQSPLLGESGATRVFGPQKGLNDVEKMEAVFERMAVLIASASPFDESSASPDASKPGMGAAGGISFGLSALAEVRVEPGFALVSDWMELAEKLAAADWVVTGEGRLDQGSLSGKGPVALLRDAVKQGAKVAAFAGAIEEGVPESLAGELGECTCIALSRPEWSLEESLSRTEERLAEEVSGWAAERKSRGW